In Verrucomicrobiia bacterium, a single window of DNA contains:
- a CDS encoding N-acetylmuramoyl-L-alanine amidase, whose amino-acid sequence MRIFASLLVALLAMVVFEPPTFAATASRRAAVSPRFVSVDAWAKQRGFTVRSHPAQRTVELSKGTTRLVFSVDPRKDRSPMKFNGVNVLLAFPVHVQKGKAYVSQLDISETLNPLLSPAKEPAGVRVRKICLDAGHGGKDPGFRVGSRYEKQYTLLLAREVRTYLIQAGFEVIMTRNSDVFLDLGPRAEIARQRRADVFVSLHFNAFPASPAVKGVEVYCLTPSGAYSSNSGAKGDTRWLAGNRNNDQNILLAYNVHGSMVRRLSVTDRGVKRARFKVLQNATMPSVLVEGGFLSNPSEGKRIADPAYRKQMARAIADGIIAYRKSVER is encoded by the coding sequence ATGAGAATCTTTGCCAGCCTGCTCGTTGCATTGCTGGCAATGGTCGTGTTCGAACCGCCCACCTTCGCCGCCACCGCCTCGCGACGAGCGGCCGTCAGTCCCAGGTTTGTCTCTGTGGACGCGTGGGCGAAACAGCGCGGCTTCACCGTTCGTTCCCATCCAGCGCAGCGCACCGTCGAACTCAGCAAAGGCACCACGCGGCTCGTCTTCTCCGTTGATCCGCGGAAGGATCGCAGTCCCATGAAGTTCAATGGCGTCAACGTGCTGCTGGCCTTTCCCGTACATGTGCAGAAGGGCAAGGCATACGTTTCGCAACTCGATATTTCCGAGACGCTCAATCCGCTCCTTTCACCTGCAAAGGAACCTGCCGGTGTTCGCGTTCGCAAGATTTGCCTCGATGCCGGCCACGGAGGGAAGGATCCGGGTTTTCGTGTCGGCTCGCGCTACGAAAAACAATACACGCTGCTGCTTGCGCGCGAGGTGCGCACGTATCTGATACAGGCGGGTTTTGAAGTCATCATGACACGCAATTCCGACGTATTTCTGGATCTCGGTCCGCGCGCGGAAATTGCCAGGCAACGCCGCGCGGATGTGTTTGTCAGCCTGCACTTCAACGCATTCCCCGCTTCGCCCGCCGTAAAGGGAGTTGAAGTCTATTGCCTCACGCCCTCAGGCGCGTATTCGTCGAATTCGGGCGCGAAGGGCGACACGCGATGGCTGGCTGGAAATCGCAATAACGACCAGAACATTCTACTGGCATACAACGTTCATGGCTCGATGGTGCGTCGCCTCTCGGTGACCGATCGCGGTGTGAAAAGGGCGCGGTTCAAGGTGTTGCAAAATGCCACCATGCCCTCGGTGCTGGTGGAGGGCGGTTTCCTTTCGAACCCGTCGGAGGGGAAACGAATTGCAGATCCTGCTTATCGCAAGCAAATGGCGCGCGCGATTGCCGATGGCATCATTGCCTACCGCAAATCCGTGGAACGCTGA
- the sucC gene encoding ADP-forming succinate--CoA ligase subunit beta, with product MNIHEYQARQLLSQFGVAFPPGDVCDKAETARAIATKLFAEGAKMVVVKSQVHSGGRGKGTFKNGFKGGVKLCKTADEVFEMASAMLGNVLVTKQTGAEGRLVSKLLVAHAPDIQKELYLAVLLDRANSRPLIMVSTEGGMDIEEVAEKTPEKIVKEYIDPAVGLYAYQARKLATGLGLTGDLIRQAAKLISGIFKTWWECDASLVEINPLCICKDNSGKPVLYAVDAKIGFDDNALYRHANIQAMRDLGEEAPLEIEASKFSLNYIKLDGNIACLVNGAGLAMATMDIIQHFGGMPANFLDVGGGASKEQVTAAFKIILQDPNVKGILVNIFGGIMDCNVIATGIVAAVKETGLKLPLVVRLEGNNVQAGKKTLSESGLELITGDTMADAAKKVVGAVKAAR from the coding sequence ATGAATATTCACGAATACCAGGCCAGACAACTGCTGAGCCAGTTCGGCGTCGCTTTTCCCCCCGGGGATGTCTGCGACAAGGCGGAGACGGCTCGCGCGATCGCCACAAAGTTGTTTGCCGAAGGCGCGAAAATGGTGGTGGTGAAATCACAGGTCCATTCCGGCGGCCGCGGCAAAGGCACGTTCAAGAACGGATTCAAAGGCGGCGTCAAACTTTGCAAGACGGCCGATGAAGTTTTCGAGATGGCGAGCGCCATGCTTGGCAATGTTCTCGTCACCAAGCAGACCGGCGCGGAAGGCCGCCTCGTCAGCAAGTTGCTCGTCGCCCACGCGCCTGACATTCAAAAGGAACTTTACCTCGCGGTGCTGCTCGACCGCGCCAATTCCCGCCCGCTGATCATGGTCAGCACCGAAGGCGGAATGGACATCGAAGAGGTCGCGGAAAAAACGCCCGAGAAAATCGTCAAGGAATACATCGATCCCGCAGTCGGCCTTTACGCCTACCAGGCGCGCAAACTGGCCACAGGGCTCGGCCTTACGGGCGACCTTATCCGACAGGCCGCGAAGTTGATTTCCGGCATCTTCAAAACCTGGTGGGAATGCGACGCGTCGCTCGTTGAAATTAATCCGCTGTGCATCTGCAAAGACAACAGCGGCAAGCCGGTCCTGTATGCGGTCGATGCCAAAATCGGATTCGATGACAACGCGCTGTATCGCCACGCGAACATTCAGGCCATGCGCGATTTGGGCGAGGAAGCGCCGCTTGAAATCGAAGCCAGCAAGTTCAGCCTGAATTACATCAAGCTCGACGGCAACATCGCGTGCCTTGTAAATGGCGCGGGCCTCGCCATGGCAACCATGGATATCATTCAGCATTTTGGCGGGATGCCGGCGAACTTCCTGGATGTGGGCGGCGGCGCGAGCAAGGAACAGGTTACGGCCGCGTTCAAGATCATCCTGCAGGACCCCAATGTGAAAGGCATCCTGGTGAACATCTTCGGCGGGATCATGGATTGCAACGTCATCGCAACAGGCATTGTTGCCGCGGTGAAGGAAACCGGATTGAAACTTCCCCTCGTGGTTCGTCTCGAGGGAAATAACGTGCAGGCGGGAAAGAAAACGCTTTCTGAATCCGGGCTTGAGTTGATTACAGGCGACACCATGGCTGACGCCGCAAAAAAGGTCGTCGGCGCAGTGAAGGCGGCGCGTTAG
- a CDS encoding citrate synthase — translation MDTTAELKIDGKVIQLPTLKGTEDERAIDVSALRSETGYITLDDGYGNTGSCKSEITFIDGEKGILRYRGIPIEELAEKSTFIEVAHLLIFGNLPTSNELRRFSELLTDNELLHENMKHHFQGFPATAHPMAILSSMINAASCFYPELLHSDTMRSHFEVETARLLSQVRTIAAFAFRQSRGLPIIYPKPELKYTANFLHMMFSLPNQDYHLSPEVVKALDLIFLLHADHEQNCSTATVRMVASSKANLFASAAAGVCALWGPLHGGANQAVLEMLEDIHQSGDDGSKFITAAKDKNSGKRLMGFGHRVYKNYDPRAKIIKQACDEVLAKLKVNDPLLDIAKKLEEAALREPYFVERKLYPNVDFYSGIIMRALGIPLEMFTVIFAIGRMPGWIANYKEVMEDKSGRIYRPRQVYMGPPLNHYTSIKDRK, via the coding sequence ATGGACACTACTGCGGAACTGAAAATTGATGGCAAAGTCATTCAACTCCCGACGCTTAAAGGGACGGAGGATGAACGCGCCATTGATGTCTCCGCACTGCGCAGCGAAACCGGCTACATCACTCTCGACGACGGCTACGGCAACACAGGCTCTTGCAAGAGTGAGATCACTTTCATTGACGGTGAAAAGGGCATCCTGCGATACCGCGGAATTCCCATTGAGGAACTTGCAGAGAAATCGACGTTTATCGAGGTCGCGCATCTGCTGATCTTCGGCAATCTGCCAACGAGCAACGAGCTGCGGCGGTTCTCGGAATTGCTCACCGACAACGAATTGCTTCATGAAAACATGAAGCACCACTTCCAGGGCTTTCCTGCGACGGCACATCCGATGGCGATCCTGTCGTCGATGATCAATGCCGCGAGCTGTTTTTATCCCGAGTTGCTGCATTCGGATACGATGCGCAGCCATTTCGAAGTGGAGACGGCGCGGTTGCTGTCGCAGGTGCGGACGATTGCGGCATTTGCGTTCCGCCAATCGCGCGGGCTTCCGATCATCTACCCGAAACCCGAACTCAAGTACACGGCCAATTTCCTGCACATGATGTTCTCGCTTCCGAATCAGGATTATCACCTGAGTCCGGAGGTGGTGAAGGCATTGGATCTGATTTTCCTGCTGCATGCGGATCACGAGCAGAACTGCTCAACAGCCACCGTGCGCATGGTGGCTTCGAGCAAGGCGAACCTTTTTGCCAGCGCTGCCGCGGGAGTCTGCGCGCTTTGGGGACCGCTGCACGGCGGCGCGAACCAGGCTGTGCTCGAAATGCTCGAAGACATTCATCAGTCCGGCGATGACGGTTCCAAGTTCATCACGGCGGCCAAGGACAAGAACAGCGGCAAGCGTTTGATGGGTTTCGGTCACCGTGTTTACAAGAACTACGACCCGCGCGCCAAAATCATCAAGCAGGCGTGCGACGAAGTTCTCGCCAAGCTGAAGGTCAACGATCCGCTTCTCGACATCGCGAAGAAGCTGGAAGAGGCCGCGTTGCGGGAGCCGTATTTCGTCGAGCGCAAGCTGTATCCGAACGTTGATTTCTACAGCGGCATCATCATGCGCGCATTGGGAATCCCGCTTGAAATGTTCACCGTCATTTTCGCCATCGGCCGCATGCCGGGTTGGATTGCCAACTACAAGGAAGTGATGGAGGACAAGTCCGGGCGCATCTACCGCCCGCGGCAGGTGTACATGGGTCCGCCCCTGAATCACTACACATCCATCAAGGACCGCAAATAG